In the Alkaliphilus oremlandii OhILAs genome, one interval contains:
- a CDS encoding flagellar hook-basal body complex protein: MFRGLYTAVSSMQTNQRMLDITSNNMANVNTTGFKKDVLVAETFPEVLIKKINGEIPNQTIKLNGNLDIDRDGEGYILSTERGFFTVEGPMGKSYSRDLKFTVDEDGYLRTYGRTSGGEIDWTEGNFVLSGQGTRIRVDNNNVQIDQRGRITAGGGAMDLIHRPAQDVIGTINGGKRFERTHVNFLQGTLEETGSPLNFAIDGTGFFRVQTPEGPMYTRNGSFSLGPNGNLVTAEGYLLLGQNGPINVGNQEFQVKENGQVIVAGQLVNQISMTDISNLNSLDKFGQSYYIVREGLEVEETPFTGEVLQGFLEGSNISTIDEMVKMISTMRSYEASSKMVKAYDEMLQKAVNDIGKL, from the coding sequence ATGTTTAGAGGATTGTATACAGCGGTATCTTCGATGCAAACAAATCAAAGAATGTTAGATATTACATCCAATAATATGGCCAATGTCAATACGACAGGCTTTAAAAAGGATGTTTTAGTGGCAGAAACATTTCCAGAGGTTTTAATAAAGAAAATCAATGGTGAGATACCGAATCAAACCATTAAGCTGAACGGGAACCTAGATATCGATAGGGATGGAGAAGGTTATATTTTATCTACGGAAAGAGGATTCTTTACAGTAGAAGGCCCCATGGGAAAAAGCTATAGCAGAGACCTGAAGTTTACAGTAGATGAGGACGGTTATTTGAGAACCTATGGCCGTACTAGTGGAGGCGAAATTGACTGGACGGAAGGCAACTTCGTTCTAAGTGGACAAGGGACAAGGATTCGTGTAGATAATAACAATGTTCAAATAGATCAACGAGGTAGAATTACAGCAGGTGGCGGAGCAATGGACTTAATACATAGACCTGCGCAAGATGTTATCGGAACAATTAATGGTGGAAAGCGATTTGAAAGAACCCATGTAAACTTTTTACAGGGAACATTGGAGGAAACTGGAAGCCCACTAAACTTTGCCATCGATGGTACTGGATTCTTTAGAGTACAGACACCGGAGGGACCGATGTACACTAGAAATGGTAGCTTTTCACTGGGACCAAATGGAAACTTAGTTACTGCGGAAGGCTATCTGCTATTGGGACAAAACGGTCCAATCAACGTAGGCAATCAGGAGTTTCAGGTGAAGGAAAATGGACAGGTTATCGTGGCTGGACAGCTGGTAAATCAAATCAGCATGACGGATATTTCGAATCTGAACAGTTTAGATAAATTCGGACAATCCTATTATATTGTAAGAGAAGGGCTAGAGGTAGAGGAGACCCCCTTTACTGGTGAAGTGCTTCAAGGATTCTTAGAGGGATCCAACATTAGTACCATCGATGAAATGGTAAAGATGATCAGCACCATGAGGTCCTACGAAGCAAGCAGTAAAATGGTGAAGGCTTATGACGAAATGCTGCAGAAGGCAGTGAACGATATAGGGAAACTATAA
- the flgG gene encoding flagellar basal-body rod protein FlgG, with product MRALWTAASGMKAQQLNMDTISNNLANVNTTGYKKQKVEFKDLLYANMRTTNLVDGEGSPVNLQVGHGVMPVATTRLFTTGNLERTDNPFDMAINGEGFFVIEAPSGDRFYTRDGNFKLSVEGDEMRLVTSDGYTVVSEFEDAIYFDGTMKEITVNANGLITAETEDGEIEEIATIALANFINPEGLLAVGKNLYKETVASGEAVFMEEEARTSDIVQNYLETSNVQIVDEMVRLITAQRAYEINSKAIQTSDEMLGIANNLRR from the coding sequence ATGAGAGCGCTATGGACAGCCGCTTCCGGTATGAAGGCACAGCAATTGAATATGGATACCATATCCAATAACTTAGCCAACGTCAATACAACAGGATACAAGAAACAAAAAGTGGAATTTAAAGACTTACTATATGCAAATATGAGAACCACCAACTTGGTAGATGGAGAAGGAAGTCCAGTAAATTTGCAAGTTGGTCATGGCGTAATGCCTGTGGCGACCACGAGGCTATTTACCACGGGGAATTTAGAGAGAACCGATAATCCATTCGATATGGCCATCAATGGCGAAGGGTTCTTTGTCATTGAAGCACCCAGTGGCGATCGCTTCTACACCAGAGATGGGAACTTTAAGCTCAGTGTAGAGGGGGACGAGATGCGACTGGTAACCTCCGACGGATACACCGTCGTTTCGGAGTTTGAAGATGCCATCTATTTTGATGGTACAATGAAGGAGATTACTGTCAATGCCAATGGACTGATCACTGCTGAGACAGAAGATGGAGAGATCGAAGAAATTGCCACCATTGCCCTAGCCAACTTCATCAATCCAGAAGGCTTGCTGGCAGTAGGGAAGAATTTATATAAAGAGACGGTGGCTTCCGGAGAAGCTGTGTTTATGGAAGAGGAAGCAAGAACCAGTGATATTGTACAAAATTACTTAGAGACTTCCAATGTACAAATCGTAGATGAAATGGTACGTTTAATTACAGCCCAAAGAGCCTACGAAATTAACTCTAAGGCAATTCAAACCTCTGATGAAATGTTAGGGATTGCCAATAATCTAAGAAGATAG